The following proteins are encoded in a genomic region of Opitutaceae bacterium:
- a CDS encoding STAS domain-containing protein, translated as MPDTPKPTFLVNAYADPVAVRVEGRASFANSASLHDFIVECIKQGKVRFVVDFRNCASMDSTFLGVLAGAGLQLKKRQPPGSLVLTGLSARNLELVRNLGLNRICTVDGSTSVDVGSAPTALATPDKKSELDQAKHVLSAHENLVAADESNRDRFQDVLSFLRNRVEKG; from the coding sequence ATGCCGGATACGCCGAAACCTACGTTCCTAGTCAATGCCTACGCCGACCCGGTGGCGGTTCGCGTCGAGGGACGGGCGAGCTTTGCCAACAGCGCCTCGTTGCACGACTTCATCGTCGAGTGCATCAAGCAGGGCAAGGTGCGCTTCGTGGTGGACTTCCGCAATTGCGCGAGCATGGACAGCACTTTCCTTGGCGTGCTTGCGGGGGCGGGTTTGCAGTTAAAGAAGCGCCAGCCTCCCGGCAGCCTCGTGCTCACGGGCCTGAGCGCCCGCAACCTCGAGCTTGTGCGCAATCTTGGCCTCAACCGGATCTGCACCGTCGATGGCAGCACGTCCGTGGATGTGGGCTCGGCCCCGACGGCCCTTGCGACCCCGGACAAGAAATCAGAGTTGGACCAGGCCAAGCATGTCCTCTCCGCCCACGAAAACCTCGTGGCGGCCGACGAAAGCAACCGCGACCGTTTTCAGGACGTCCTGTCGTTCCTGAGAAACCGCGTCGAGAAGGGTTGA
- the dxr gene encoding 1-deoxy-D-xylulose-5-phosphate reductoisomerase: protein MRDTVSTTTLRRKVVLLGATGSIGRSALRVIEAHRDKLELTAIASHSNWQELARVAQAHQVKHVAVFEPLAAAAARRSGSFPAGTTLHEGLEGLNTLSTLPEADVVLLAIVGTTGLRPALAAISSGKTLALASKEVLVLGGALVTAAAQRHDVAILPVDSEHNAIFQCLQGHPTDTVERVVLTASGGAFRDWPRERLATATPEDALKHPNWSMGPKVTVDSATLANKGLELIEAKWLFGLEADRLDAVIHPQSIVHGLVEFTDGALLAHLSPPSMTFPIQHALLYPQRATGTDARLSLDRLFSLDFRPVDHGRFPMLSLALQAMRMGGLAPGVYNAANEVAVAAFLKRQLPFLAIPSVVEHTLSRVSPGSVSTLDETLHWDLEARRVAESHLQAHI from the coding sequence ATGCGGGATACGGTATCCACCACGACATTACGCCGAAAGGTTGTCCTCCTCGGCGCCACCGGCTCAATCGGGCGAAGCGCGTTGCGCGTAATCGAGGCCCACCGCGACAAGCTTGAGCTCACGGCCATCGCCTCCCACTCAAACTGGCAGGAGCTTGCACGGGTGGCACAGGCCCATCAGGTGAAGCATGTCGCCGTCTTCGAGCCTTTAGCCGCTGCCGCGGCGCGACGCTCAGGGTCCTTCCCGGCAGGCACCACGCTCCACGAAGGCCTCGAGGGCCTGAACACCCTCAGCACCCTACCCGAAGCGGATGTTGTACTCCTGGCGATCGTGGGCACGACCGGTCTCCGACCGGCACTCGCCGCTATCAGCTCAGGAAAGACTCTCGCGCTCGCGAGCAAGGAAGTCCTTGTTCTCGGCGGCGCACTGGTCACGGCTGCCGCGCAACGTCACGACGTGGCAATTCTGCCAGTCGACAGCGAACACAATGCGATCTTCCAATGCCTGCAGGGCCATCCCACGGATACAGTCGAACGCGTCGTCCTGACCGCCTCCGGAGGCGCCTTCCGCGATTGGCCCAGGGAACGCCTCGCGACAGCAACGCCTGAGGACGCGCTTAAGCACCCAAACTGGTCGATGGGGCCAAAAGTGACCGTCGATTCCGCGACACTCGCCAACAAGGGACTCGAGCTGATCGAGGCCAAATGGCTTTTTGGTCTCGAAGCCGACAGGTTGGACGCAGTCATCCACCCGCAGAGCATCGTACATGGTCTCGTTGAGTTCACGGATGGTGCTCTGCTCGCGCACCTGAGCCCCCCATCCATGACGTTTCCCATCCAGCATGCCTTGTTGTATCCCCAGCGGGCCACGGGCACCGATGCACGCCTGTCGCTAGATCGCCTGTTCTCGCTGGATTTCCGGCCCGTCGACCATGGGCGGTTCCCCATGCTTTCGCTGGCCCTGCAGGCCATGCGCATGGGAGGACTCGCCCCCGGTGTCTACAATGCCGCCAATGAGGTGGCGGTGGCTGCATTCCTCAAACGACAACTTCCGTTCCTTGCGATCCCGAGCGTCGTTGAACACACGCTATCCCGTGTAAGTCCAGGCAGTGTCTCCACGCTGGACGAGACACTGCATTGGGACCTCGAGGCACGCCGAGTTGCAGAGAGCCATCTCCAAGCACACATTTAA
- the acnA gene encoding aconitate hydratase AcnA yields MSLPNPFNTLQTFNSGGATHQYYSLPALEQAGVGRVSRLPVSIRLVLESLLRNCDGKRVSDQAVRELASWGAKAERTEEIPFVVARIVLQDFTGVPLLVDLAAMRSAVTKLGKNPKIIEPLVPVDLVVDHSVQVDFAGSQESFAKNLQIEFERNRERYQFLKWGMQAFETFKVVPPGIGIVHQVNLEYLAKGVLRDANGIYYPDTLVGTDSHTTMINGIGIVGWGVGGIEAEAGMLGQPVYFLTPDVVGVHLSGALREGVTATDLALTLTQLLRKAKVVGKFVEFYGPGAAALPVVDRATIANMAPEYGATMGFFPIDAECSNYLRSTGRDERHIQLYEDYYKAQGLWGIPQKGQIDYSQELELDLGSVVPSVAGPKRPQDRIELPKLKNEFVTAFSKPVTENGFGKKAEEFSTVKAEVFTEKGPEATIGHGSVLIAAITSCTNTSNPSVMLAAGLLAKKAVEKGLKPNPAVKASLAPGSRVVSDYLDKAGLSPYLDQLGFNLVGYGCTTCIGNSGPLPHAIEEAVVKNDLVAASVLSGNRNFEARVHQNVKANFLMSPPLVVAFALAGRVDVDLSNEPIGEGKNGPVYLKDIWPSIKEVRDQMQLALKPEVFRQLYTDFAAQNPKWNEVPSSVGNVYAFDQKSTYIQEPPFFQNFGLQPGTITEIKGARALGIFGDSVTTDHISPAGAIKKTSPAGRYLLENGVSFEDFNSYGSRRGNDRVMTRGTFANVRIKNLMLGGEEGGNTLYQPTGEKMAIFDASMKHQGVGTPLIVIAGQEYGTGSSRDWAAKGTNLLGVKVVVAQSFERIHRSNLVGMGVLPLQFKEGTNAQTLGLDGYETYDVLGLSPSLKPQQDLTLRITRRSGERVDLPVKCRIDTPIEIDYYQHGGILPFVLRQIVSKN; encoded by the coding sequence ATGAGCCTTCCGAATCCGTTCAACACGCTCCAAACCTTCAACTCGGGTGGGGCGACGCATCAGTATTATTCGTTGCCAGCCCTCGAGCAGGCAGGGGTGGGGCGCGTCTCGCGGTTGCCCGTTTCGATCCGTCTGGTGCTGGAGTCGTTGCTTCGCAACTGCGACGGCAAGCGGGTTTCGGACCAGGCAGTGCGCGAGCTTGCGAGTTGGGGCGCAAAGGCGGAGCGCACGGAAGAGATTCCCTTCGTGGTTGCGCGCATCGTGCTGCAGGACTTCACCGGCGTGCCGCTGCTGGTCGACCTTGCCGCGATGCGTTCCGCAGTCACCAAGTTGGGCAAGAACCCCAAGATCATTGAGCCGCTGGTCCCGGTCGACCTAGTGGTGGATCACTCGGTGCAGGTCGATTTTGCGGGCAGCCAGGAGTCGTTTGCGAAGAACCTGCAGATCGAATTCGAGCGAAATCGCGAACGTTACCAGTTCCTGAAATGGGGCATGCAGGCGTTCGAGACATTCAAGGTGGTTCCCCCGGGCATTGGCATCGTGCACCAGGTGAACCTGGAGTATCTCGCAAAAGGCGTGCTCCGCGACGCCAACGGTATCTATTATCCTGATACACTCGTGGGCACGGATTCGCATACCACGATGATCAACGGCATCGGCATTGTGGGCTGGGGTGTAGGCGGCATCGAGGCCGAGGCCGGCATGCTCGGGCAGCCTGTTTATTTCCTGACCCCAGATGTCGTCGGGGTGCATCTCTCCGGCGCCTTGCGCGAAGGAGTCACGGCCACCGACTTGGCGCTCACGCTCACGCAGCTGCTTCGCAAGGCGAAGGTCGTGGGCAAGTTCGTCGAGTTCTACGGGCCGGGCGCAGCCGCGCTCCCGGTGGTCGATCGCGCGACCATCGCCAACATGGCCCCCGAGTATGGCGCCACGATGGGTTTCTTCCCAATCGACGCGGAGTGCAGCAACTACCTGCGTTCCACGGGACGTGACGAGCGCCACATCCAGCTTTACGAGGATTACTACAAGGCCCAGGGCCTCTGGGGCATCCCGCAAAAAGGACAGATCGATTACTCCCAGGAGCTCGAGCTCGACCTCGGTTCGGTGGTGCCCAGCGTCGCCGGCCCGAAGCGCCCGCAGGATCGCATTGAGCTGCCGAAGCTGAAGAACGAGTTCGTGACTGCGTTTTCGAAGCCGGTCACGGAGAATGGCTTTGGCAAGAAGGCCGAGGAATTCTCCACTGTGAAGGCGGAAGTGTTCACTGAGAAGGGACCCGAGGCCACCATCGGGCACGGCAGCGTGCTCATCGCTGCGATCACCAGCTGCACCAACACCTCAAACCCGTCGGTCATGCTGGCTGCGGGTCTCCTCGCAAAGAAGGCGGTGGAGAAAGGCCTCAAGCCGAATCCGGCTGTGAAGGCGTCGCTCGCTCCGGGCTCGCGCGTTGTGTCGGACTACCTCGACAAGGCCGGCCTGTCGCCCTACCTCGACCAGCTCGGCTTCAATCTTGTTGGCTATGGGTGCACCACCTGCATCGGCAACTCGGGCCCGCTGCCGCACGCCATCGAAGAGGCAGTCGTCAAGAACGACCTCGTTGCGGCTTCCGTTCTTTCCGGCAACCGCAATTTCGAAGCACGCGTCCACCAGAACGTGAAGGCAAACTTCCTGATGTCGCCGCCGCTGGTGGTGGCATTCGCCCTTGCCGGGCGTGTCGACGTCGACCTGTCCAACGAGCCAATCGGCGAAGGCAAGAACGGCCCGGTTTACCTCAAGGACATCTGGCCGAGCATCAAGGAGGTCCGTGACCAGATGCAGCTTGCCTTGAAGCCCGAGGTGTTCCGTCAGCTCTATACGGACTTTGCTGCGCAGAATCCGAAGTGGAATGAGGTGCCTTCGAGCGTGGGCAATGTTTACGCGTTTGATCAGAAATCGACCTACATCCAGGAGCCGCCGTTCTTCCAGAACTTCGGCTTGCAGCCCGGCACGATCACCGAGATCAAGGGGGCGCGCGCACTCGGAATCTTCGGTGATTCGGTCACCACCGACCACATCTCTCCCGCCGGCGCGATCAAGAAGACGTCACCTGCAGGGCGCTACCTGCTCGAAAACGGCGTCTCGTTCGAGGATTTCAACAGCTACGGTTCCCGCCGTGGCAATGACCGCGTGATGACGCGCGGCACCTTTGCGAATGTGCGCATCAAGAACCTGATGCTTGGCGGTGAAGAGGGCGGCAACACCCTCTACCAGCCAACGGGGGAGAAGATGGCGATCTTTGACGCGTCCATGAAGCATCAGGGCGTCGGAACGCCTCTGATTGTCATTGCGGGTCAGGAATATGGCACCGGGTCGTCACGCGACTGGGCTGCGAAGGGGACAAATCTCCTCGGCGTGAAGGTGGTCGTGGCGCAGAGCTTCGAGCGCATCCACCGTTCCAACCTGGTCGGCATGGGTGTGTTACCCCTCCAGTTCAAGGAAGGCACAAATGCCCAGACCCTGGGCCTCGACGGCTACGAAACCTACGATGTCCTGGGCCTGAGCCCGTCGCTTAAGCCGCAGCAGGATCTGACGTTGCGCATCACGAGGCGCAGCGGTGAGCGGGTTGACCTGCCGGTGAAGTGCCGAATCGACACACCCATCGAGATCGACTACTACCAGCACGGGGGTATTTTGCCCTTCGTGCTCCGACAAATCGTGTCGAAGAACTGA
- the ispG gene encoding (E)-4-hydroxy-3-methylbut-2-enyl-diphosphate synthase: protein MTSYTESRFRTLRRKTTEVLVGSVGIGAHHPIRVQSMTTSDTQDIDATVRQSIALAEVGCEIIRITAPNVQAAQCLREIRKRFSEAGFGSVPLVADIHFLPQAAMEAVEHVEKVRVNPGNYADKKKFTVKEYSDADYTLELERLHEAFSPLVIRCRELGRAMRIGTNHGSLSDRIMNRYGDTPLGMVESALEFLRIAESHSYHDIVLSMKSSNPKVMIQAYRLLVQRMAQENMHYPLHLGVTEAGDGEDGRIKSAIGIGSLLTDGLGDTIRVSLTEDSVYEIPVARALADKAMAQWTRAEFTADPASPPDEVLDFYSFKRRAVAETRLAQAAPLGLEQPPRVIVRAPGPSGAAALASSLSSSRFVDTPAEGILVPVASAAEAGEVIASFSTLSNVAPVLEVPHACDDPRWAAAFARARGALVVAPARGPASSGPLGGLSSWIDAVRGSQALLAVSISSTEVGALRLVAQELGEKRILVSATDGAGHAVGRYRALAAALSSSGLNACIWIRNTDRTALKAEPTFLSRLLEASILTGSLLCDGIGDVVSIESETDAERATRLCYNVLQGAGARISKTEFVACPSCGRTLFDLQTTTQRIRAQTGHLKGVKIAIMGCIVNGPGEMADADFGYVGGAPGKINLYVGKTCVQYNIPQAEADARLIALIREHGKWMEPAPMPVSDTTTNVASGASHS, encoded by the coding sequence ATGACCTCGTACACCGAGTCCCGATTTCGCACGTTGCGCCGCAAGACGACGGAGGTTCTGGTGGGCTCCGTGGGCATCGGTGCCCACCACCCGATCCGGGTGCAGTCGATGACGACCAGCGATACGCAGGACATCGACGCCACCGTACGCCAGTCGATCGCACTTGCTGAAGTGGGCTGCGAAATCATCCGCATCACGGCTCCAAACGTCCAGGCGGCCCAGTGCCTGCGCGAAATCAGGAAGCGGTTCAGCGAAGCGGGTTTCGGAAGTGTCCCTCTCGTGGCGGACATCCATTTTCTGCCCCAGGCGGCCATGGAGGCCGTCGAACACGTCGAGAAGGTCCGGGTCAATCCTGGCAACTACGCGGACAAGAAGAAGTTCACGGTAAAGGAATACTCCGATGCCGACTACACGCTGGAGCTCGAACGCCTGCACGAGGCGTTCTCCCCGTTGGTCATCCGTTGCCGCGAACTCGGCCGGGCCATGCGCATTGGCACCAACCACGGCTCCTTGAGCGACCGCATCATGAACCGCTACGGGGACACGCCCTTGGGCATGGTGGAAAGCGCGCTTGAGTTCCTGCGCATCGCGGAGTCCCACTCCTATCACGACATCGTCCTGTCGATGAAGTCATCGAACCCGAAGGTGATGATCCAGGCGTATCGACTTCTTGTCCAACGCATGGCGCAGGAGAACATGCACTATCCCCTCCACCTCGGGGTGACGGAGGCTGGTGATGGCGAAGATGGCCGGATCAAAAGCGCGATCGGGATCGGCAGCCTCCTGACTGACGGCCTCGGCGACACGATCCGCGTCTCCCTGACGGAGGACAGCGTGTATGAGATTCCCGTGGCACGCGCGCTTGCTGACAAGGCCATGGCGCAATGGACGCGGGCGGAATTCACGGCAGACCCCGCCTCGCCGCCTGACGAGGTCCTCGACTTCTATTCCTTCAAACGACGCGCCGTTGCCGAGACACGACTGGCACAGGCGGCGCCACTCGGCCTCGAGCAGCCGCCGCGGGTGATTGTCCGGGCCCCGGGACCGTCCGGAGCCGCGGCCCTCGCCTCCTCCCTCTCAAGTAGTCGTTTTGTGGATACACCCGCCGAGGGCATACTCGTGCCCGTGGCCAGCGCTGCCGAGGCGGGGGAAGTGATCGCGTCGTTTTCGACGCTGTCGAACGTGGCCCCCGTCCTGGAGGTCCCGCATGCGTGCGACGACCCCCGGTGGGCCGCCGCCTTTGCCCGGGCACGGGGCGCGCTTGTGGTGGCGCCCGCCCGCGGCCCGGCCTCCTCCGGCCCATTGGGGGGCCTGTCGTCGTGGATTGACGCCGTGCGCGGCAGCCAGGCGCTGCTTGCCGTGTCCATCTCCTCGACGGAAGTCGGTGCCCTGCGGCTTGTTGCCCAGGAATTGGGCGAGAAGCGCATCCTTGTCTCCGCGACTGACGGAGCGGGGCACGCAGTTGGGCGCTACCGGGCCCTCGCGGCGGCACTCTCCTCCTCGGGGCTGAACGCGTGTATTTGGATCCGCAATACGGACCGCACCGCGCTCAAGGCTGAGCCGACGTTTCTCAGCCGACTCCTGGAGGCCTCGATCCTCACCGGATCGCTCCTCTGCGACGGCATCGGCGATGTTGTCTCGATCGAGTCCGAAACCGATGCGGAACGTGCGACGCGCCTCTGTTACAATGTCCTCCAGGGCGCCGGCGCGCGGATCTCGAAGACTGAATTCGTCGCCTGCCCTTCATGCGGGCGCACCCTGTTCGACTTGCAGACGACCACCCAGCGAATCCGCGCTCAAACGGGACACCTCAAGGGCGTGAAGATCGCGATCATGGGTTGCATCGTGAACGGACCCGGGGAAATGGCGGATGCAGACTTCGGGTATGTCGGCGGTGCGCCAGGCAAGATAAACCTCTATGTCGGGAAGACTTGCGTTCAGTACAATATTCCACAGGCGGAAGCTGACGCGCGACTCATCGCGCTGATCCGCGAGCATGGCAAGTGGATGGAGCCCGCCCCGATGCCCGTAAGTGACACAACAACTAACGTCGCGTCAGGTGCGTCACATTCGTGA
- a CDS encoding redoxin domain-containing protein — protein MPIAVGTKAPDFTLKSKNADGLRDVHLADNFGQKQTVLLFFPLAYTSVCTTEMCDTTSGLADYEKLGAEVIAISVDSPFAQEAWAQANKIKVTLVSDLNKETTKAYQVLFPGLAGIGDTSARAAFVIGKDGVVKYAEQTATPKDLPNFEAIKAALAK, from the coding sequence ATGCCTATCGCAGTCGGAACCAAAGCTCCTGATTTCACGCTCAAGTCGAAAAACGCGGATGGCCTGCGTGACGTGCATCTCGCGGACAATTTTGGACAGAAGCAGACGGTCCTCCTATTCTTCCCCCTTGCATACACGAGCGTGTGCACGACCGAAATGTGTGACACGACGTCGGGTCTGGCCGACTATGAGAAGCTCGGCGCTGAGGTGATTGCGATTTCGGTCGATAGTCCTTTCGCGCAGGAAGCGTGGGCGCAGGCGAACAAAATCAAGGTCACGCTTGTCAGCGACCTGAACAAGGAAACGACCAAGGCCTACCAGGTCCTTTTCCCCGGCCTCGCCGGGATCGGCGATACTTCGGCACGTGCCGCATTCGTCATCGGCAAGGATGGAGTGGTCAAGTACGCCGAACAGACTGCCACGCCGAAGGATCTTCCCAATTTTGAGGCCATCAAGGCTGCCTTGGCCAAGTAA
- a CDS encoding cytochrome c oxidase assembly protein, translating to MIDWTHWHNEPYLIGGLVVLGWLYAVLTGPLRESLAPGATRTRAQAAWFYSSLVVFYLAVGSPLDQIGERFLLSAHMVQHQMIVYGAAIGFWLGLPPWLVDRLAPKGPPLWARALAHPISCGAVYTMTLSIWHAPELYDLALRDKNVHVLEHVTFFIAALFFWAPLLSPSRLFPALRAPVQILYVAAVTIAMTPVFAFIAFSENVLYPTYEYAPRILPRLSPAEDQLLGAALMKVGGLMIMLLVAGVAFYRWGERERTAREA from the coding sequence ATGATCGACTGGACCCACTGGCACAATGAGCCTTACCTCATCGGCGGGCTTGTCGTGCTGGGCTGGCTCTACGCCGTCTTGACCGGCCCGCTGCGCGAGTCATTGGCTCCCGGGGCCACCCGTACGAGGGCCCAGGCGGCCTGGTTTTACTCGTCCCTTGTCGTCTTCTACCTCGCCGTCGGCTCTCCGCTCGATCAGATCGGCGAACGATTCCTGCTGAGCGCCCACATGGTGCAGCACCAGATGATCGTCTATGGAGCTGCAATCGGTTTCTGGCTTGGTCTCCCCCCTTGGCTTGTTGATCGCCTTGCGCCCAAGGGTCCTCCCCTGTGGGCGCGCGCCCTTGCGCACCCCATTTCCTGCGGAGCGGTCTACACCATGACGCTGTCAATCTGGCATGCACCGGAGCTCTATGACCTCGCGCTTCGCGACAAGAATGTCCACGTGCTCGAGCACGTCACGTTCTTCATCGCCGCGTTGTTCTTCTGGGCTCCCCTGCTCAGCCCCTCACGCCTGTTTCCTGCCCTGCGCGCACCCGTGCAGATCCTGTATGTCGCCGCGGTGACGATCGCCATGACCCCGGTCTTCGCGTTCATCGCATTCTCCGAGAATGTGTTGTATCCGACCTACGAATACGCGCCGCGCATCCTTCCGAGGCTCAGCCCCGCCGAGGACCAGCTGCTGGGCGCCGCCCTGATGAAGGTGGGCGGCCTGATGATCATGCTGCTGGTCGCGGGGGTGGCCTTCTACCGTTGGGGCGAACGCGAACGCACGGCCCGCGAAGCTTGA
- the dnaA gene encoding chromosomal replication initiator protein DnaA produces the protein MPSLVTSPTVWDTVKSDFKSLFPEDVYQMWFEPIVCLEATEDQLTLGVPNDFAAIWINDNYLDLIVQRLRLNTSRMYTVRLKKSDAESTSSPFPGHTSPPHGDAGSRTRGSTPPSTSNGRRHLKLEERLQNAGGLNPRNTFETFVVGSNNQMAHAASLAVAQAPAQAYNPLFIYGDTGLGKTHLMHAIGHAVLKNNPHARIAYLSTEKFTNEFIQALTENALPKFRQRYRSVDVLLLDDVQFLSSKERIQEEFFHTFNELFESSKQIVLSSDRRASEIQKLEARLVSRFEWGLPADIQPPDYETRVAILRTKAANLKCDLPPAVTNFIAQHIARNIRRLEGALIKVASYSNLTGKPIDLPTVEMLLQDVLMEQAQNQLTIEVIQKKVADHFQIRHSDMTSKRRPNNIAIPRQIAMYLTRTLTKHSLQEIGDAFGGRDHGTVIHACKAVENMMDQDASARGSVEYLKNQLSR, from the coding sequence ATGCCTTCCCTTGTCACGTCTCCCACTGTTTGGGACACCGTAAAATCGGACTTTAAAAGCCTCTTCCCAGAGGACGTCTACCAGATGTGGTTCGAGCCGATTGTGTGCCTCGAAGCCACGGAGGATCAGCTCACGTTGGGCGTACCCAATGACTTTGCGGCTATCTGGATCAACGACAACTACCTCGACCTGATCGTCCAACGACTCCGGCTCAACACCAGCCGCATGTACACCGTTCGCCTCAAGAAGAGCGATGCGGAGTCGACGTCGTCTCCTTTCCCCGGCCATACCTCCCCGCCCCACGGCGATGCAGGCTCACGTACACGTGGCAGCACGCCTCCGTCCACCAGCAATGGTCGCCGGCACCTCAAGCTCGAGGAACGCCTGCAAAATGCAGGAGGGCTGAACCCAAGGAACACCTTCGAAACGTTCGTTGTCGGCAGTAACAACCAAATGGCCCACGCGGCTTCCTTGGCTGTCGCCCAAGCCCCCGCACAAGCTTACAATCCGCTGTTTATCTACGGGGATACGGGGTTGGGCAAGACTCACCTGATGCATGCAATCGGGCACGCCGTGCTCAAGAACAACCCGCATGCTCGGATCGCGTACCTCTCGACGGAGAAATTCACGAATGAGTTTATCCAGGCGCTGACCGAGAACGCCCTGCCCAAATTCCGGCAGCGCTACCGAAGCGTGGATGTCCTGCTTTTGGATGACGTCCAGTTCTTGAGCAGCAAGGAACGCATCCAGGAGGAGTTTTTCCACACCTTCAACGAACTTTTCGAATCGTCGAAGCAGATCGTCCTGTCCAGCGACCGCCGTGCTTCCGAAATCCAGAAGCTCGAGGCCCGCCTCGTCTCACGCTTTGAATGGGGTCTGCCCGCGGATATCCAGCCGCCGGATTACGAGACGCGGGTGGCCATCCTGCGGACCAAGGCGGCCAACCTGAAGTGCGACCTGCCTCCAGCGGTTACGAACTTTATCGCGCAACACATCGCGCGCAACATCCGCCGCCTCGAGGGCGCCTTGATCAAGGTCGCCTCCTATTCGAATCTCACCGGGAAGCCAATCGACCTCCCCACCGTGGAGATGCTTCTCCAGGACGTGCTCATGGAGCAGGCCCAGAACCAGCTTACGATCGAGGTCATTCAGAAGAAGGTAGCCGACCACTTCCAGATCCGCCACAGCGACATGACCAGCAAGCGGAGGCCCAACAATATCGCCATCCCGAGGCAGATCGCCATGTACCTCACCCGCACGCTTACCAAACACTCCCTTCAGGAGATTGGTGATGCCTTTGGCGGCCGCGACCACGGCACCGTCATCCACGCCTGCAAGGCCGTGGAAAACATGATGGACCAGGACGCCTCCGCGCGTGGAAGCGTGGAGTACCTCAAGAACCAGCTATCCAGATAA
- a CDS encoding site-2 protease family protein, with translation MPVAAIFDVVQSLVLGILFLGASIFVHELGHFLAARWRGVKVERFSIGFGPPIVRWTGKDGVDYRLSWLPLGGYVALPQLADMSAIEGKPEPGTAQLPPPSYATKVIVFVAGAVFNVLFALGLATILWIKGVPESADTAGTRIGWVAPTLKLPDGTAIESPAKEAGLQIGDEIVRIDNTPIENWDDILAAVALGAGRADDGRRTATFLIRRQGTEREFVVYPELVGSEKDRRVGISPGAPLRVVSVKPGTPAAQAGFQASDTLVSIAGTPILSAPGLIGSLEAEPRPTHAVVLRAGQETRLSLPAGEGKFSTADFGFELQMDTALVHRNPFVQVAEHAKRMWQTLTSWVHPHSDVNLSKFSGPVGIFRMFQLVSEAGWIPVLWFTVLINVNLALFNLLPIPVLDGGHILFATIARLRGRALPAQFIATVQSVFMVLLLAMVFYVTFFDIRRW, from the coding sequence ATGCCTGTCGCCGCGATCTTTGACGTCGTCCAATCCCTCGTGCTAGGAATCCTGTTTCTGGGTGCCTCCATTTTCGTGCACGAGCTGGGCCATTTCCTGGCCGCACGTTGGCGGGGAGTGAAGGTCGAGCGTTTTTCCATCGGCTTCGGGCCGCCGATCGTTCGGTGGACGGGCAAGGACGGCGTGGATTACCGCCTCTCCTGGCTGCCTCTTGGCGGGTACGTTGCCTTGCCGCAACTCGCGGATATGAGCGCCATCGAAGGCAAGCCGGAGCCCGGAACCGCTCAACTCCCGCCGCCGAGCTACGCCACCAAGGTCATCGTCTTTGTTGCAGGCGCCGTGTTCAACGTCCTGTTCGCCCTCGGCTTGGCGACAATTCTTTGGATCAAGGGTGTGCCAGAGTCGGCCGACACGGCCGGCACGCGCATCGGCTGGGTGGCCCCGACCCTGAAGTTGCCCGATGGCACCGCCATCGAGAGCCCGGCAAAAGAGGCGGGTTTGCAGATTGGCGATGAGATCGTCCGAATCGACAACACGCCAATCGAGAACTGGGACGACATCCTCGCAGCCGTTGCGCTCGGGGCGGGCCGTGCGGACGATGGCCGTCGCACCGCGACCTTTTTAATTCGGCGCCAGGGAACGGAGCGGGAATTTGTGGTTTATCCAGAGCTCGTTGGCTCCGAAAAGGACCGCCGCGTTGGAATCTCACCCGGGGCCCCCCTTCGTGTGGTATCAGTGAAACCGGGCACACCTGCAGCACAAGCGGGCTTCCAGGCATCGGATACTTTGGTATCAATCGCCGGAACTCCAATCCTCAGCGCTCCTGGGCTCATCGGCAGTCTCGAGGCGGAACCTCGTCCTACGCACGCGGTGGTGCTGCGCGCAGGCCAGGAAACCCGACTTTCGCTCCCCGCCGGCGAAGGCAAATTCTCCACGGCAGACTTTGGCTTCGAACTGCAGATGGATACCGCCCTGGTTCATCGAAACCCCTTCGTCCAGGTCGCGGAGCATGCAAAGCGGATGTGGCAAACCCTTACGAGTTGGGTGCATCCTCACTCCGACGTGAACCTCTCGAAGTTCTCGGGCCCAGTTGGCATTTTCCGGATGTTTCAGTTGGTCTCCGAAGCAGGTTGGATTCCCGTGCTTTGGTTCACCGTGCTCATCAATGTGAACCTCGCCCTCTTCAACCTCCTGCCGATCCCGGTGCTCGATGGGGGACATATCCTTTTCGCCACCATTGCCCGTCTCCGAGGGCGGGCACTTCCTGCGCAGTTCATCGCCACCGTGCAGAGCGTCTTCATGGTGCTGCTGCTCGCGATGGTGTTCTACGTCACCTTCTTCGACATCCGCCGTTGGTAA